The Blautia hydrogenotrophica DSM 10507 genome window below encodes:
- the dapA gene encoding 4-hydroxy-tetrahydrodipicolinate synthase: MAIFTGAGVAIVTPMLPTGEVNYDKLGELIEFQIENHTDAIIICGTTGESSTLTHGEHLSAIKYTVDKVAKRVPVIAGTGSNCTETAIMMSKEAESYGADALLLVTPYYNKATQNGLIAHFTAIANAVSIPIILYNVPSRTGCNIMPETAVSLARNVENIVAIKEASGNISQIAKLMSLADGCIDLYSGNDDQVVPLLSLGGKGVISVLSNVAPQETHDMVAKYLEGDVKGSCEIQLRAIELVEALFCEVNPIPVKAALNLMGKDAGPLRLPLTDMEPANLKRLEKAMIDFGIKLA; this comes from the coding sequence ATGGCAATTTTTACTGGTGCAGGTGTAGCGATTGTAACCCCAATGCTTCCGACAGGTGAGGTGAATTACGATAAACTTGGTGAATTGATTGAATTTCAGATTGAGAATCACACAGATGCGATCATCATCTGCGGGACGACCGGAGAGTCCTCCACTCTGACGCATGGAGAGCATCTTTCGGCAATCAAATATACAGTTGATAAGGTAGCAAAGAGAGTACCGGTTATTGCGGGAACAGGTTCAAACTGTACGGAGACAGCGATCATGATGTCAAAGGAAGCTGAGTCCTATGGAGCGGATGCGCTTTTGCTGGTGACTCCATACTATAACAAAGCGACGCAGAATGGGTTGATTGCACATTTCACTGCGATAGCCAATGCCGTGTCTATTCCGATTATTCTGTATAATGTACCTAGCCGTACTGGTTGTAATATTATGCCAGAGACAGCGGTATCATTGGCTAGAAATGTGGAAAATATTGTGGCGATCAAGGAAGCTTCAGGAAATATTTCTCAGATCGCAAAACTGATGTCTTTGGCAGATGGCTGTATTGATTTGTACTCAGGAAATGACGATCAGGTGGTACCGCTTCTGTCTTTGGGAGGCAAAGGTGTGATCTCAGTTTTGTCCAACGTAGCTCCTCAGGAGACCCACGATATGGTTGCAAAATATCTGGAAGGCGATGTAAAGGGTAGCTGTGAGATTCAGCTTCGAGCCATAGAGCTGGTGGAAGCTTTATTCTGTGAGGTAAATCCGATTCCGGTGAAGGCAGCATTGAACCTGATGGGGAAGGATGCAGGACCGCTGCGTCTGCCTCTGACGGATATGGAGCCTGCCAATTTGAAGAGGCTGGAAAAAGCCATGATTGATTTCGGGATCAAACTGGCATAA
- the dapB gene encoding 4-hydroxy-tetrahydrodipicolinate reductase, with protein MTRIIMHGCNGHMGQVISGLVAQDADAEIVAGIDMMDNRENGYPVFTDLDSCQVDADAIIDFSNAKAVDALMDYSAKRGIPLVLCTTGLSEEQNAKVDEISKKVAIMKSANMSLGINTLFKLIQEAAKVLATAGFDMEIVERHHHLKVDAPSGTALALADSLNEAMDHKYHYVYDRSQVRQKRDEKEIGISAVRGGSIVGEHEIIFAGPDEVIEFKHTAYSKAVFGKGAVEAAKYLAGKPAGRYDMKDVING; from the coding sequence ATGACGAGAATTATTATGCATGGCTGCAACGGCCATATGGGGCAAGTAATCAGCGGATTGGTGGCTCAGGATGCGGATGCTGAGATTGTAGCCGGAATTGATATGATGGACAATAGAGAAAATGGTTATCCGGTATTTACTGATTTGGATTCTTGTCAGGTGGATGCGGATGCTATCATTGACTTCTCTAACGCAAAGGCAGTGGATGCTCTAATGGATTACAGCGCCAAGAGAGGAATTCCGTTAGTATTATGTACTACAGGGCTCAGTGAGGAGCAGAATGCGAAGGTAGACGAGATCAGCAAAAAAGTGGCGATTATGAAGTCTGCGAACATGTCTCTGGGAATTAATACTTTGTTTAAATTAATTCAGGAGGCGGCAAAGGTGTTGGCTACGGCGGGCTTTGACATGGAGATTGTGGAACGGCATCATCACCTTAAAGTGGATGCGCCTAGCGGGACTGCACTTGCATTGGCAGACAGTTTGAACGAGGCAATGGACCATAAATATCATTATGTCTATGATCGAAGCCAGGTGAGACAAAAGAGAGATGAAAAAGAGATTGGAATTAGTGCGGTTCGAGGTGGAAGCATCGTGGGAGAGCATGAGATTATTTTCGCAGGGCCGGACGAGGTGATCGAGTTTAAACACACTGCGTATTCCAAGGCTGTTTTCGGAAAAGGTGCGGTGGAAGCTGCGAAATATTTAGCTGGTAAGCCAGCCGGTAGATATGATATGAAAGATGTAATCAATGGCTGA
- the hisA gene encoding phosphoribosylformimino-5-aminoimidazole carboxamide ribotide isomerase, producing the protein MKFRPCIDIHNGKVKQIVGSSLRDQNDWAAENYVAEQDAFFFAKLYKELGLTGGHIIMLNPASSPYYEETKRQAVKALNTYPGGMQIGGGINAENAEEFLQAGASHVIVTSYVFKDGKISYENLEKLRKAVGAERLVLDLSCKKRGDLYYIVTDRWQKFTEVPVTLETLRELGGYCSEYLVHAVDAEGKARGIETELVKLLAEYAERPVTYAGGVGNFQDLKELKEHGCGRVDVTVGSALDLFGGPLLFTEILSFCS; encoded by the coding sequence ATGAAATTTCGACCATGCATTGATATACATAACGGTAAAGTAAAGCAAATAGTGGGTAGCAGCCTACGAGATCAGAACGACTGGGCTGCGGAGAATTATGTGGCAGAACAGGACGCATTTTTTTTCGCCAAGTTATATAAAGAGCTGGGTTTGACGGGAGGACATATTATTATGTTGAATCCGGCCAGCTCTCCCTATTATGAAGAGACAAAAAGGCAGGCTGTAAAAGCTCTGAACACGTATCCAGGTGGAATGCAGATCGGCGGAGGTATCAATGCTGAAAACGCAGAGGAGTTTTTGCAGGCCGGAGCCAGCCATGTGATTGTGACATCGTATGTCTTTAAAGATGGAAAGATTTCCTATGAGAATCTAGAGAAGCTGCGAAAAGCGGTGGGAGCAGAGCGTTTGGTCTTGGATTTGAGCTGTAAAAAGAGAGGGGATCTCTATTATATTGTGACAGACAGATGGCAAAAGTTTACGGAGGTTCCTGTTACCTTGGAGACGCTGCGGGAGTTAGGTGGTTACTGTAGTGAGTACTTGGTGCATGCGGTGGATGCGGAAGGAAAGGCCAGGGGAATAGAAACGGAGTTGGTTAAGCTGTTGGCCGAATATGCAGAACGACCTGTGACCTATGCCGGTGGTGTGGGGAACTTCCAGGACTTGAAGGAATTGAAAGAGCATGGATGTGGAAGGGTGGATGTCACAGTGGGAAGTGCTCTGGATTTGTTTGGAGGACCCCTCTTATTCACAGAAATTTTATCTTTTTGTTCATAA
- the hpf gene encoding ribosome hibernation-promoting factor, HPF/YfiA family — translation MNFIISGKNLTVTDGLRTAVEDKLGKLERYFTPDTEIIVTLSVEKSRQKIEVTIPVKGNIIRSEQVSNDMYVSIDLVEEVIERQLRKYKTKIVDKEKAGDHFQKAFIEKEYEEEDEVKIQRTKKFDIKPMYPEDACVQMELLGHNFFVFCNAETDQVNVVYKRKGNTYGLIEPEY, via the coding sequence ATGAATTTTATTATCAGCGGAAAGAACCTGACAGTTACCGATGGGTTGAGAACAGCAGTGGAAGACAAGCTGGGTAAACTGGAGCGTTACTTTACCCCGGACACCGAGATTATTGTGACATTGAGTGTCGAGAAAAGCAGACAAAAAATTGAGGTTACTATTCCTGTCAAGGGAAACATCATTCGCTCTGAGCAGGTCAGCAATGATATGTATGTCTCCATCGATCTGGTGGAAGAGGTGATCGAGAGACAATTGCGAAAATACAAGACGAAAATTGTAGATAAGGAGAAAGCTGGAGATCATTTCCAGAAAGCATTTATAGAAAAAGAGTACGAGGAAGAAGACGAAGTGAAGATTCAGCGTACTAAGAAATTTGATATTAAGCCCATGTATCCGGAAGATGCCTGTGTGCAGATGGAGCTCTTGGGACATAATTTCTTCGTATTCTGTAATGCGGAGACTGACCAGGTGAATGTGGTCTATAAGAGAAAAGGAAATACGTATGGTCTGATTGAGCCAGAGTATTAA
- the secA gene encoding preprotein translocase subunit SecA: MSVLSKVFGTRSEREVKRISGLVDKIEALRPEMQKLSDEELKGKTREFKNRLAEGETLDDILPEAYATVREAAKRVLNMEHYRVQLIGGIILHQGRIAEMKTGEGKTLVSTLPAYLNALEGEGVHIVTVNDYLAHRDAEWMGKVHEFLGLKVGCVLNSMKSDERREAYACDITYVTNNELGFDYLRDNMVIYKEQLVQRSLHYAIIDEVDSVLIDEARTPLIISGQSGKSTKLYEVCDILARQLERGEASGEMTKMAAIMGEEIEETGDYIVNEKDKIVNLTEEGVKKVEKFFHIENLADPENLEIQHNIILALRAHNLMFKDQDYVVKDDEILIVDEFTGRIMPGRRYSDGLHQAIEAKEHVKVKRESRTLATITFQNFFNKYKKRSGMTGTALTEEKEFRDIYGMDVVEIPTNVPVQRKDLDDAVYMTKKEKYRAVIEEIKKAHEKQQPVLVGTITIETSELLSKMLKREGIAHNVLNAKFHELEAEIVAQAGQANAVTIATNMAGRGTDIKLDDVAREAGGLKIIGTERHESRRIDNQLRGRSGRQGDPGESRFYISLEDDLMRLFGSERLMKVFTSLGVEENEQIEHKMLSDAIEKAQKKIEGNNFGIRKNLLDYDQVNNEQREIIYKERRRVLDGDNMRDAIYHMITDIVDNTVDMCFSEDVDSEEWDLEELNSVITPIIPLKPLTQERVKGMKKNELKHQLKEEAVKLYELKEAEFPEAEQLRELERVILLKVIDNKWMSHIDDMEQLRQGIGLQAYGQRDPVVEYKMSAYEMFNSMTNSIQEDTVRLLYHVHVEQKIEREQVAQVTGTNKDNSGPKKPVQRTSEKVYPNDPCPCGSGKKYKQCCGRNK, from the coding sequence ATGAGTGTACTTTCGAAAGTTTTTGGAACAAGGAGCGAGAGAGAGGTCAAGAGAATCTCCGGACTCGTGGATAAAATTGAAGCTCTGCGGCCGGAAATGCAGAAACTAAGCGATGAAGAACTGAAAGGAAAGACTAGAGAGTTCAAAAATCGTTTGGCGGAAGGGGAGACTCTGGACGATATTTTACCTGAGGCATATGCTACCGTCCGAGAAGCTGCCAAGAGAGTTTTGAATATGGAACACTACCGGGTGCAGCTCATCGGTGGAATTATTCTTCATCAGGGACGAATCGCTGAGATGAAGACCGGTGAGGGAAAGACCTTGGTGTCCACTCTTCCAGCCTATTTAAATGCGTTGGAAGGAGAAGGCGTTCACATTGTCACTGTCAACGATTATCTGGCACACCGTGATGCGGAATGGATGGGAAAGGTTCATGAATTTCTCGGATTGAAAGTTGGCTGTGTGTTGAACAGCATGAAGAGTGACGAGAGAAGAGAAGCCTATGCCTGTGACATTACCTATGTGACGAACAACGAGCTGGGATTTGACTACCTGAGAGATAACATGGTCATCTATAAAGAGCAGCTTGTACAGCGTTCTTTGCACTATGCGATCATCGACGAGGTGGACTCTGTGTTGATTGATGAGGCGAGAACTCCTCTGATTATTTCAGGTCAGAGCGGAAAGTCCACGAAACTCTACGAGGTGTGTGACATACTGGCAAGACAGCTAGAGCGCGGGGAAGCCAGTGGCGAGATGACAAAGATGGCGGCTATCATGGGCGAGGAAATTGAGGAGACCGGAGATTATATCGTCAATGAAAAGGATAAGATTGTGAATCTGACAGAGGAAGGTGTGAAAAAAGTAGAGAAATTCTTTCACATTGAGAATCTGGCAGATCCTGAGAACTTGGAGATTCAGCATAATATTATTCTTGCCCTGCGCGCCCATAACCTGATGTTCAAAGATCAGGATTACGTGGTAAAGGACGACGAGATTCTAATCGTTGATGAATTCACAGGCCGTATTATGCCAGGACGCCGTTATTCCGACGGTCTGCACCAGGCGATTGAGGCGAAGGAGCATGTGAAGGTAAAGAGGGAAAGCCGTACACTGGCTACGATCACTTTCCAGAACTTCTTTAATAAGTATAAAAAGAGATCTGGTATGACAGGTACTGCCCTGACAGAAGAAAAGGAGTTCCGCGATATCTATGGAATGGACGTGGTAGAGATTCCGACGAATGTTCCAGTACAGCGTAAAGACTTAGATGATGCGGTCTATATGACCAAAAAAGAAAAATACCGTGCTGTTATCGAAGAAATTAAAAAAGCCCATGAGAAGCAGCAGCCGGTTCTGGTGGGAACCATCACGATTGAGACTTCTGAGCTCCTGAGCAAGATGCTGAAAAGAGAGGGAATTGCCCACAATGTGTTGAATGCGAAATTCCACGAGCTGGAGGCTGAGATTGTGGCTCAGGCTGGACAAGCAAATGCGGTGACGATCGCCACGAACATGGCAGGACGTGGTACCGATATTAAACTGGACGATGTGGCTAGGGAGGCCGGTGGTCTGAAGATCATCGGTACAGAGCGCCATGAGTCTAGACGTATTGACAATCAGCTTCGCGGACGTTCTGGACGTCAGGGTGACCCAGGAGAGTCTAGATTCTATATTTCTCTGGAAGATGATTTGATGCGTCTGTTCGGTTCTGAGCGTCTGATGAAGGTTTTTACATCCTTGGGAGTGGAAGAGAATGAGCAGATTGAGCACAAGATGTTGTCTGATGCCATTGAGAAGGCCCAGAAGAAGATTGAGGGCAACAATTTTGGTATCCGTAAAAACCTGCTAGACTACGATCAGGTGAACAACGAGCAGAGAGAGATCATCTACAAAGAGAGACGCCGTGTGCTGGATGGAGACAATATGCGCGATGCGATCTACCATATGATTACGGATATTGTGGACAATACGGTAGATATGTGCTTTTCAGAGGATGTGGATTCTGAAGAGTGGGATTTGGAAGAGCTGAACTCTGTGATTACACCGATTATTCCTCTGAAGCCTCTGACGCAAGAGCGAGTTAAAGGGATGAAAAAGAATGAGCTGAAGCATCAACTGAAAGAGGAAGCTGTGAAGCTCTACGAGCTGAAAGAAGCGGAGTTCCCGGAAGCTGAGCAGCTCAGAGAGCTAGAGCGAGTCATTCTGCTGAAAGTGATTGATAATAAATGGATGTCCCATATTGATGATATGGAACAGCTTCGTCAGGGAATTGGCCTACAGGCATATGGACAGAGAGACCCGGTTGTGGAGTACAAGATGAGCGCTTATGAGATGTTCAATTCCATGACGAATAGTATTCAGGAGGATACGGTTCGTCTGTTGTATCATGTTCATGTGGAACAGAAGATCGAGAGAGAACAGGTGGCTCAGGTGACAGGGACCAATAAGGATAACAGCGGCCCAAAGAAACCGGTGCAGCGTACCAGTGAGAAGGTCTATCCTAACGATCCGTGTCCGTGTGGAAGCGGTAAGAAGTATAAACAGTGCTGCGGCAGAAATAAATAA
- a CDS encoding DnaJ domain-containing protein: MRTYYEILGVSPDASQKEIKAAYRKLAKKYHPDTSPQSEEITKKFQEISEAYSVLSDKEKRRQYNYMGHSAYKNSYHSTHTSAASHAKDGHCGACSEGRQEEDEGPPEKSIRIAVWLDLEETLHPVRKTAIYTERIPCPHCQGEQANIPSTECPDCHGTGRKVQYQTQWGHTTSTKTFCSRCKGTGKVPAQRCPQCNGLGYVEKTWTFHVRLPGGTYEREFFFLEDVLENETDFINIHREKDPSRLYVVIILLKEKEGYHRQGFHLYTDLDIDFPTLVLGGTIPIPTIEGTLLYDLPPGMQNQKLRLINRGLIRPNKMGGRGDQYVRLHIQIPQNLSDLQKSTLEAFRNAMNVHS, from the coding sequence ATGAGAACCTATTATGAGATACTCGGCGTCTCACCAGATGCCAGCCAGAAAGAAATCAAAGCCGCCTACCGCAAGCTCGCAAAAAAGTATCATCCGGACACCTCTCCTCAATCGGAGGAAATCACAAAAAAATTTCAAGAAATCTCAGAAGCCTATTCTGTCCTGTCAGATAAAGAAAAAAGACGCCAGTATAACTATATGGGTCACTCTGCCTACAAAAATAGTTACCACAGCACTCACACTTCCGCTGCTTCTCATGCTAAGGACGGCCATTGTGGTGCCTGCTCAGAAGGACGCCAGGAGGAGGACGAAGGACCGCCTGAGAAGAGTATACGCATCGCAGTCTGGCTAGATTTGGAGGAAACACTTCACCCTGTGCGAAAAACCGCTATCTATACTGAGAGAATCCCCTGTCCTCACTGCCAGGGTGAACAGGCTAATATCCCGTCCACAGAATGTCCCGACTGCCATGGTACTGGACGCAAAGTCCAGTATCAAACCCAGTGGGGCCACACCACCTCCACCAAGACTTTCTGCAGCCGCTGCAAAGGCACCGGAAAAGTGCCTGCTCAGCGCTGTCCTCAGTGCAACGGCTTAGGGTATGTGGAAAAAACCTGGACGTTTCATGTCCGTCTGCCAGGCGGTACCTATGAGCGTGAATTCTTCTTTCTGGAAGATGTTCTTGAAAACGAGACCGATTTTATTAATATCCACCGAGAAAAAGACCCGTCCCGCCTGTATGTGGTCATCATTCTTCTGAAAGAGAAGGAAGGATACCACCGGCAGGGCTTTCATTTATACACAGACCTGGATATTGACTTTCCGACACTGGTACTGGGAGGAACCATCCCTATTCCCACAATCGAAGGAACATTGCTCTACGACCTTCCTCCCGGAATGCAGAACCAAAAACTACGCCTGATAAACCGCGGACTAATTCGTCCCAACAAAATGGGCGGCCGAGGTGACCAGTATGTACGCCTGCACATTCAGATTCCACAAAATCTGTCAGATCTACAGAAATCTACCCTGGAGGCTTTTCGCAATGCAATGAATGTACACTCCTGA